In a genomic window of Erigeron canadensis isolate Cc75 chromosome 5, C_canadensis_v1, whole genome shotgun sequence:
- the LOC122602230 gene encoding non-specific lipid transfer protein GPI-anchored 5-like, with translation MAPSGILVLAAFSLVTMFWEGSIAQSGCINVLIGMSPCLNYVTGSSKMPSSSCCSSLANVVKSQPKCLCAALDGSTLTGLGISINKTVALALPSVCDVKTPPVSRCQAENNAPTMAPAESPKSSKNLNSIVPTMAPVESPKKSKGSTSNGPSPTGGLFIAGPKQVLESP, from the exons ATGGCTCCAAGTGGTATTCTAGTGTTGGCAGCATTTTCCCTTGTAACTATGTTTTGGGAAGGTTCAATAGCACAATCAGGGTGTATCAATGTTCTTATTGGAATGTCTCCCTGCCTGAACTACGTTACTGGAAGTTCGAAAATGCCATCTTCTTCTTGCTGCTCATCACTTGCTAATGTTGTAAAGTCACAGCCAAAATGTCTTTGCGCTGCACTTGACGGTAGTACATTGACTGGGTTAGGAATCAGTATCAACAAAACCGTTGCATTAGCACTTCCTAGTGTTTGTGACGTGAAGACTCCACCTGTTAGCCGATGCCAAG CTGAAAATAATGCACCAACTATGGCTCCTGCTGAATCTCCAAAAAGTTCAAAGAATCTTAACTCAATTGTACCAACAATGGCTCCGGTAGAATCTCCAAAAAAATCAAAGGGATCTACCTCAAATGGACCTTCGCCTACTGGCGGACTATTCATCGCAG GACCCAAACAAGTTCTCGAAAGTCCTTGA